The Paraburkholderia sp. D15 genome has a segment encoding these proteins:
- a CDS encoding phospholipase D family protein produces MKKQILVAAVAASLVAAVCLMTAAPANAAGRATVDVSFSPDGGAETLVLRTIDRARQSVRVMAYTFTSPAVVRALIQAKRRGVDVQVSVDYRSNADEDRSGRARAALGALTYAGVPVRTIRTFPIQHSKYLLVDGTWLETGSYNYTQQAARANSENAVVISGDDEVIRKFVANWEQVTALGEPYRAQ; encoded by the coding sequence CGTCTGCCTGATGACGGCTGCACCCGCGAATGCAGCGGGGCGCGCAACCGTCGACGTATCGTTCTCGCCCGACGGTGGAGCGGAAACGCTTGTCCTGCGGACGATCGACCGCGCGCGACAGTCGGTGCGCGTGATGGCTTACACCTTCACGTCGCCGGCGGTGGTCCGCGCGCTGATTCAGGCGAAGCGCCGCGGTGTAGACGTCCAGGTGAGTGTCGACTATCGCAGCAACGCCGACGAGGATCGCAGCGGCCGCGCGCGCGCAGCGCTCGGCGCGCTGACGTACGCCGGCGTCCCTGTCCGCACAATCCGCACCTTTCCAATCCAGCACAGCAAGTACCTCCTGGTCGATGGCACCTGGCTGGAGACTGGCAGCTATAACTACACGCAGCAGGCCGCACGCGCCAACTCGGAAAACGCCGTCGTCATCTCAGGCGATGACGAAGTGATCCGGAAGTTCGTGGCGAACTGGGAGCAGGTTACCGCGCTCGGTGAGCCGTACCGCGCGCAGTAG